CATCTTCCTCACGGACTGGAATAATCGTCCGAACGGTTGGGCGTTCGGCGAGCGAGAGCAGCGCATCCCCGTATGCAGCGAGATCCGTTTCCGGATCCGGTAGCGTAACGAACTCGTCGCGGTAGGCCGAGCTAGCCGCCGGCGTCGACCGTGACTCGGAGCCCACAATGGTCCGGACGCCCCGCGGGTGCAGTGAGCGGAGACAGGCAACGGTGCTCGGTGCATCGATCCCGGGCACGAGCACGCTCGCGTCGTCCCTGTGACGTTGCATGCCCGAAACTAGGGGGTCTTGTTGCATTGTTATAGATCGGATAACCCGAGACATCGATCGCCGCTCCGGTTTTGCTCGGGATACGCAACGTTAGGTATCGAATACCTGCCGTTCGATGGCTGTATCCCTGTACGCCGTACACCCCTGAATCCGACCGTCTCGAACCTCGAACACGTGAGCGAACGCGATATCGAAGTCTCGGTCGTCAATCGTTCCGACGTAGGCCCCCGTTACGATCATCGTCTCGCCCGCGTCGATGAACCGCTCCGGAAGCGCCTGAAGATGATCAGCTCGCTGGCCCGGCACCGTCACCACGCTCTCGAGGACCGCATCGATTCCCGTCTCCGTTCGCCCGTCGAGATCACCGGTCGTGGCGTCGGTCCAAGTAACGTCGTCTCCCAGTATCGCTGCCAGTTCGTCCGTCCCGTCCCGATCCGTGACGACGCGATTGAACGCGGCGTAGAACTCGGTAAGGCGTTCCCGCGTTGTCGTTTGCTCGACCGACCGCTGTCTGTTCGTTGTCATGACGGTGTTCGTTTCCGTTGAAAACGTGAACGGACAAAAGAGTACGATTCAGTCACACGCGGTGAGAACGTCACAAATTTCATCATATCACTTCGGCCGGACACAGAAGTGACGTGCTCGCCCACTCCAGAATTCCACAGGAGAACCGCTGCTACGCGG
This genomic stretch from Natrinema sp. SYSU A 869 harbors:
- a CDS encoding nuclear transport factor 2 family protein, which codes for MTTNRQRSVEQTTTRERLTEFYAAFNRVVTDRDGTDELAAILGDDVTWTDATTGDLDGRTETGIDAVLESVVTVPGQRADHLQALPERFIDAGETMIVTGAYVGTIDDRDFDIAFAHVFEVRDGRIQGCTAYRDTAIERQVFDT